The Bubalus kerabau isolate K-KA32 ecotype Philippines breed swamp buffalo chromosome 10, PCC_UOA_SB_1v2, whole genome shotgun sequence sequence TCAACAGGACCCGGTGGGCCCAGCAGACATCCATCTCAAGGAGACAGACACTGAGAAGCACCCATAGAAAGTTCGCCTCAGGGGCTTCAGAGACTTTGCACTATTTGCAACTGTCATTGCTGCCGTGAACTGAAGCCAGTGTAGGAGACGTGGGAATATATGGGAGAGGCAACCTGGGAGTCAGGAAGGATTCGCCTTGAGAGTGATCTGACTACTCCTTGTTCTGTTCATCGGTTCTTGGGATTCTCGAGGGGCGGGAGTGGCTCTGAGAAATGCTCAGTGAGTGTATGTTCAGTAAATGGATGAATCGTTGAGTGAGGGAGTGAGCAACTGCCTGCCGCAGAAGTCTTTTTTCATCACTCATGTCTTTTAGGGGCCTCCTCTATCTGTGCAGGAGGGAGCGGATCTGGGGCATAAGTCTTGGAGTCCTGTCCAGGAGAGGAATGCTGAGTAAGCAGAGGCTGTGAACCCTTCAcattcccctcccatcccctcACGCAGCTCCAGAGGACTCTGAGAGTTTCTGCTAGGTTTGTTTCTTATGTTTCCCCTCATCTTTAATAGCATTCCACTGAAACATTCCCGGCATTCATTACCTCTTGGTTTTCTTCACTAACCCCTTGAATAAAGCAAGTaaaacagcaaaggagacagaaatcaaTACAGCTAATGACAACAGCCAAATCCTACACACAActaaatgtgttaatttctgtctcaaattttctatttaaatactttaaaaggtAGGTGTATATTTTATTATGCCCATTACACAAGCGAGGAAACTGAATTAACAGAGAGGTTtagtaacttacccaaggtcactgCTCTGGTAAACAGGTCAGCTGAGATTTGAACCAGAAAGCTCACTCTAGAGACCACGCGCTGGCACACTATCCCTTTGCTTTGGCTTGTGTACGTGTGGGTTAACTTCACTGAAATAGAACATAAACACAGCCAAGGGCTTCCGTGGggggccagtggctaagaatctgccttgcaatgtaggggacgccggtttgacccctggtccaggaggaccccacacgctgtggagcaactaaacccaaggGCCATAACTGCTGAGTTCatgagccgcagctactgaagccccatgtgcccaagagcctgtgctctgcaacaagagaagccacagcaatgagaagcccatgcaccacagtgaagactcaagtacactaaaaaataaattaaaaaaaattaaaaacccacCAAGTGCACAGATCAAGTGCATGACTCAgtgaattttcacaaagtgaGCACACCTGTGTAACAGCAGCCACCTCAAAGAACAGAACACTCCCAGCACCCCCCACCAGAAGATCCTAACATGCTCCGCCCCAATCTATACCCCTTCCCCATCAAGGGAAACCACTCTCCTGAATTCTCTCATCGTTCTCCTGGGGGTTTCTTTTTTGTCTATTTTAATCATACTGTATTTCAAATATCATGGGATCTGTtgctaaagttaaaaatattctattttgcaGGTGTGGAGCTGGGGGTGGTTGAGAGATTAGACCCCCTAGATAAGAGAAATGATTGAGGATGGAAAAGTTAGGGGGCTGTTCTCCATCTGCCCTCATTCTCTTTGCTAATGTGAGGCTCTGCTCTTTTCTCTGTCCTCCTCCCCCAGGACTACATCTCCCAGCAGGCTGTGCTCTGACAGCTCTCGGATTTAAATAGGATTCTGGGCTACGCTCAGAGCCAGGCTGTTGCTGAGCACCCAGGAGCgagaggagctggaggagagagaagcagTAAGAAGCAGCCAAGAGTTGGAGCCAGACCAGGAGGAGCCTGAGCCAGAGTTGGAGTAGAAGTTGCTCTTGCTGAAGCAGCAGCAACTAAAGAAGTTGAAAAGATGCTGGTTGTCTTGGGACTGCttacctccttcctttctttcctgtatTTGATCGCTCCATCCATCAGGTTTGTCTTAATTCAGTAATTCATTGAATAGTTTACAAAGCCCTAAGTTGGGAGCCATGGAGCTTGTAAGATGAGTTCTCAGCTgctgaaggaggagaaagggatggaggCCAAGGGAGAGAAAGTCAAGGCAGAAAAAGCACGAAGGAAGGAGGTGGTTATGAATACCATGGTGGAAGATGAGAAGGAAGCAcctggggctgggagaggagaggCGGGTTTGAATTCTGAAGCTAGTGAAAGGCTGCATGGATGACTCTAGTAAGTAGCTTGAAAGCCATCTTATGGGGAAGCCCTTGCTCTTTCATTCTACTCCCTTGGGTTCCTCTGAAGACCTCCCTTTCTTCAGTATCCCCAGTCAAGGTGGGCTTGCTGCATTACCAAGGGACTCATTGTTAAGTACCAGGCATCTTGGGAAGGAAATGAACTCTCCCCACTTTGAAACTACTGACAAGTAATGTTTGGGGATGGCTATTTTGCTGTAAGATTTCTGGGGATGTCAGAGAAATGTGTGTTCTGActagagaatttttaaattgctGATGGCCAAGAAGGTTAAAGGGACATATCAAGGACAAAGTATTACTCTAGGTCCTGGcagagaaacctgggttcagattCCAGTTTTACCACTGTTAGCAAGTGAACTTCTTCAAGCCTCAGCTTTCTCCATTGTAATATGGGGATAATAACAGAATGACTGAATTAAATTCCCTTGGAAAGAGCCTGGCTTAGTGCTTGGCAGCTGGATGATGTTCAGGTCATGTCAGGTCTGTTCCTTCCTGTCCTATTTTGGGGAACTTGTCAGGTCAACTCTATGTAAAAGAATGCTCTTCACACAGAGGTCTGAGCAAGGGAGGTTTTCCTCTCTGTGCAGACGGCTAGAATGAAATTTCTAATAAGATGGCAGAATATTCTGGCTCTCTTAAAACTGGCAGGGCAACCCAAGAGCTATGTTTACATATGGGACCCCTGGAGGTGCTGTTCATCAGTTACTCACCACTGATGCTTATTGGAGACTGAGGGCTCAGGACCACTGATTGCACGAATGCCCACCCCTCTCATGTTTGTGGCACAGGTTAGAGGAGGAATCTGACCTCTGAGAACCTCTAGAGTTAAGAGCAAGATATCTTTGTTATCTAACAAGGAAGGTCTCCATTGGCTCTGGCTCAAGAGAATTGATTTTATTTGCTCTTATGATCATTTGTAGCTTCCAGGCACATGACCTCCCCACCTGAGCTGATAAGCAGGAGGCTGTCTTGCTCACTGGGACAATGCTGTCCCCTGAAGATTAGCTGCTTTAAATCTCCTGACACAATGCAAAGAAATCCCTCTTTGAGGGCAGGTGGGTTTTATGAATCTCCTTCTGGGGTTAGAAAAGATGGTGCATaaatgttttgtttcctttgcctatAGGAAGTTCTTCGCTGGCGGGGTTTGTAGAACAGATGTGCAGCTTTCTGGGAAGGTGGTGGTGATCACCGGCGCCAACACAGGCATCGGCAAGGAGACAGCCAGAGAGCTTGCTCGCAGAGGCAAGTCTTTCCCTTCGTCTCCACAGGGCAGGACCTCCTGCCTTTCTTGCTAGGAGCTCTGCTCACATTCCCTTATCTTTCCTCCTGGGCTTGGAGGTTGTGGCCAGGAACTCAAGGATCCTGGGGTTCAAGTCCAGCTGGGACACCAACTTACTCTATGGCCTGAAaccttccttcctgcctgccccTTCCTTATTATATAAAGTAAGGAAAACAGTGATGCCTGCATATGATATTGGTCAGGTTGGTTATTCTAAAAGGAGGTCCTTAGCTACAGTAAATATAAAACCAGGGTTGTAAAAATCAGGGTTCCCAGCCTGGGCTGAAGCTGATAGCAAAGAGAATCCAGAAGTGACAATATAGCCACTCATTGTTTTAAGAATGGTGAGGGGGAGTGCTCTGCCCACCAGTCCTGAACTCACTTACTAGACTCTTCTTCAGCCCAGGCTCTGAACTTGTAGTCCTCTGTTTGTTTTGGCCCTAGGAGCCCGGGTATACATTGCCTGTCGAGATGTACTGAAGGGGGAGTCTGCTGCCAGTGAAATCCAAGCTGATACAAAGAACTCCCAGGTGCTGGTACGGAAACTGGACCTATCTGATACCAAATCCATCCGAGCCTTTGCTGAGGGCTTCCTGGCAGGTGAGGCCCCAGTAGGTGGCTAGAAAGGCAGAAAGCTGGGTGTGGGAGTGGCTGCTCCACCCTGGACCATCTCTGACTGTAAAATCAGAACCATCATGGATCCCACTGGACAGGTTCTGCCGCGTGAACTAGCAGGGCAGGGAACTGGCACAGGGACAGCGGGTGGACAGGTTGGGCAGGATCCTTATCATTCTCTCGCCTCAGAAGTGGGGATGTTGGAGGTGTCAGCTCCCTGTCTGGGCTTGCACCTTGGCATCGTGGTGTGGTCCTGATGCCACGCTCTCCTTTGATTCTGAGAATCAGCATTCTGTTGGCACAGGCACTAGCGGAGGTTGTGTTGCTGCTAATATTCTTCTGTATCTTGGAAAATGACCATCTCCCATCAAGAACTATGAAATCTATGAAGGACAGGGACCGTGTCTGTCTTATTTACCACTGTGTGCCCAGTACCTAGCCCAGCCCTGAGTCAGTAACTGAATacacatttgctgaatgaatggatgaatggtgTCCGGGAAGACAACAGCAACCAAAATTAGAAACCCAGTGACAGCGGTTACAGAATATCACTGAGATAGGCCCAAAGGCAAGGAACAAACACTCAGAAGTGGGACAGGCAGCTAACCACATGGTCTCTTTGGCTGTGCTCTTTAGAGGAAAAGCAGCTTCATATTCTGATCAACAATGCAGGAGTGATGCTGTGCCCATATTCCAAAACAGCTGATGGTTTTGAAACCCACTTGGCAGTCAACCACCTGGGTAAGTATCTTTGAGTGACTGAAAAGCAAGGCATACTGGTTTTTCCTTCATTATCTCTCTCCTAACCAGTACAAAAAAGTGAGCTCCTCTTACTCACATCATTACAAAACCCCCCAAATTAAGAGATACCAGGAAGAAGAATGTCATTCTTGAAGGGAACTATGGTAATGAAGACTTGCCAGGCAGGGCCAGATGTGGGGGTGCAGGGATCTTTGGCTGCAGGGGGTCAGTTACTGTAACAAGTAAACCAAGGGTTGGTCCATGGAGGAGGCAGACCTTTGAGACTTGAGGTATGAGAGAGGTTATGGTTCAGAGTTCAAGGCGATGGCTTTCATGAGGGTATCATGGAGCATGTTCTCTGATCATAAGCACGTGTTATTTTCCCTGAATATTTCATCCTTCCTTAGTCCATGGTCACAGCTGTGTGATCACAGCTAGAGGGGAGATGTCCAAAGCTCACAGTTGCCCCTCACTGGAGCAAGGGCAAAGGTAGAAATAACTACAGATTACATCTGTATTGCCTTACCTACAGTCCAGCTCTGgcccttgccttgagaactccactAACTCAGACTGACTGACCACTAGTGCTAAGTTGCTCATTGTATCAACGTGTTCACATCCAGAAGAGAGTGAGCTGGTGCTAAAGTCCTGTCATACACCAGCTCTCACACCCAAGCCCAGGCTGCCAGTCCACTCTTACATTCCCCCCCGCTGGCTCTCCTCACAGGTCACTTCCTTCTCACCCACTTGCTCCTGGGGCGGTTGAAGGAGTCCGCCCCTGCACGGGTGGTGAACCTGTCGTCCGTGGTCCACCATATTGGCAAGATTCGCTTCCATGATCTCCAGGGTGAGAAGTACTACAACTGGGGTTTCGCTTATTGCCACAGCAAGCTGGCCAATGTGCTCTTCACTCGCGAGTTGGCCAAGAGGCTCAAAGGTGAGTCTAGAGAAAGGGCCAGAGTTAAGACGGCAAAAGCGTGGGCTCAGCCCAGTTTCGAAGTTGGCAGAAACTTCTGAAGTCAGAATGTCAAGCATGCACATGTCAGTGCACTAAGGAGAACAAGGTTACAAACAGAGTGAAAAATGGATGAGGTTATAAAACAGAGTCCTTGCCCTTGGGAAGGACTGTTAAAATTGAACAGGGGTCAGGAAAACCTATAAACCTTATGTGTTTTGTTACAtcttattgggttggccaaaaagctcatttgggtttttccataacatcttacagaaaaacctgaatggactttttggtcaacccagtatttcatatttataatctcatctgatttttaaaataattttatttattgtgactgtgctgggtcttcattgctgtgagggcttttctctagttgcggagagtaggggctactccctagttgcagcatgcaggcttctcattgcggtggcttcttttgttgcagagcgtgggttctagcgcacgcaggcttcagtagttggggcgcaTGGGCTCcatagttgcggctcctgggctctagagcacaggatcaatagttgtggtgcacaagcctagttgcttcacagcataaaggatcctgctggatcagggatcgaactcatgtttcctgtattggcaggcaaattctttaccactgagccaccagggaagccctcatctgATTTTTTTATGACAACCTCTTGCAACAGGCAGAATAGgtattatttttactgttttatggGTCCgcactgagattcagagaagtgGCCGGCCCAAGATTATACAGCAAGTGAAGGACAAGGACTGGAATGTGGGGACTGTGATTTAAGTCAGGTTGCTTCCTTTACTGGGCCTTCTGCTGAGGTTCACATGGTGAGCTGAGATACAGAGCGGCCACTTGCTGCCTGGAGTCAGGGTCTCAGATACTTGGGTCTGAGTTTTTGCTCTGCCATATGCAGAGCCACGTGTATATGCAAACATGTCCCTTTAATCTCCCTTGACTTCATCCCTTCAGCTGTAAGGGGAGGTGAGGCCACTCTTAATCCTATGATTCAAAAACTCCCCTGGAGTTTTTGTTGAGCTGTTGACTTTGATATCTTTGAATCTAGAGGACCATTTGCTCTAGTGAATAAGCCAGAGTTTGGGGGAAGTGGTATTTACTATCAGAATGCAGAAAGTAGAAGAATCGGGTAACTCTGTTCAATGTCATATGGTGGCCTGGGTaggaggggagcttgggggagatggatacatgtgtatgtatggctgagtccctttgctgtccatctgaaactatcacaacattgttaatcagctatactccaatataaaataaaaagttaaaaaatactaataatgACAACAATAATTGAGAGTTTGTGTATGCCATGTACTATTGATGTCTTTACTCATTTAATACAATATTCCTATGAGGTAAATGCTATTGTTTTTCCCCTCcctacaaagaaagaaatgagcacaGATACCTTAAGAAACTTTCCCAAGCAGGATATATTATTCCTAAATGagacaggattcaaatccaggccaCTTGGAAGTCCATGCTCTTTGCTCTACATCAGGGTTCAGACCTTAGCTCTGCAACCTGCTAGGTGGGACCTTGGGCAATTTCCTTAACCTGTCTGATGAGAACTCAATTTTCTTAGCTATAAGTGGGCTTCTTAGTATTGCTTACCTCATGAACCTCTTTGAGAGTCAAATGAGATAACATGTAAAATATCTGGCACAGCCCTTGGATGTAATAAATACTGAAGACAGTAGAGGTAGCAGGGGTGTCTTAGGGGCCTGTCAGTAGCCCCCATCATATCCATCAACACCCCTCAACCTATATACTTCATCAAATGTGTTTGCCTGGCAAATGCAGTTTACAACAAGGTCCTAGCTTCCTACCTTCTAACAGAATTGTTACCCCTGAGACCCTCCTATAGAAATTCCAAAGATACCATTTAAGCCAAAGATTAAGATAACActgaaacagggacttccctggtggtccagggacttcacctcccagtgcaggcgGTATGGATCTGATTGCTGGTTGGGAGGTAAGATTTCATAGGCTTCATGGCCCaaacaccaaaatataaaacagaatcaatattgtaacaaattaaagactttaaaatcagTCCACATAAAAGAATCTTCAAAAGAAAAGATGACACTGAAATAGAAGGACCTTCAACCAAGCATTCCATCTGGCGCATAGAAGGCTGAGAAAGTTATAGATCTTTCTGGATAACATCAATGAATTACTTGTGAGCTTCTACCTGgcgacttagcggctaaaccaccaccaccacctccacctggCTAGAAGTGGTGTCTTTGGAACACAGGGGTTCCCGAGGCTCTTCTTGTCACTTGTGCATGTTGGTGCAGGGGGTGAGCTGTTTTCCTGGCCTGGGAGTGTGTCTCTGGTCTAACTGTGCCCTCTTTGCCCTAGGCACGGGAGTCACCACCTATGCAGTGCACCCAGGCATCGTCCGCTCCGAGTTGGTCCGACACTCCTTCCTGCTGTGCCTGCTTTGGCGGCTCTTCTCCCCCTTCCTCAAGACAACATGGGAGGGGGCCCAGACCAGCCTGCACTGTGCGCTGGCTGAGGGCCTGGAGCCTCTGAGCGGCAAGTACTTCAGGTGAGTAGCAGCTGTGTGCCTGCCGGGGGAATCCAGATTCAGGCTGGGCCAGTAAACCAagtgcttttactttttaaaggaagctTAGATTTGatacataggcttccctggtggctcagtgggaaagaacctgcctgccaatgcaggaaacgtaggttcaatccccaggctaggaagattccctggagaaggaaatggcaacccactccagtattctggcctggaaaatcccatgaagcctggcaggctacagtccatagggtctcaacagagtcagacatgacctagtgactaaacaaaagctTTGAAACTTGGCAAGAACTGGTTtctacaacaacaacaagggttgGTTTCATGGCTCGGTttgaagcctgtgggccacattTCCAGGTAAGCTTTGCAGAGCCTTTTTCTTTTCGCTGAAGCTTTTGGCTGACTTCcttcatgaatttttaaatagcaCATAGCACAAAGCTCCAGGGCAAAGCCACTGCTTCCCAGCGTGAACTCTGTCTCCCAAAGATGCCGAGATTGGCATTAACTGATGGAATGTAAGAATAGACATTTTGTTGTCTACTGGATGAGCTAGCCTGGGGTCTGATCACCACCAGATTTCAAAGGATTGGTGAGCAGAAGTGACATTCTGTGGTCTCTGAAATAGAAGGTCTCTGAAATAGTGGACCTTTGAATAGTGGTCCCTGAAACCACTGCAAAGTGACATGAACATGTTACTCTGctatacatttgtttttaaaatattttatgctgtatataagacagataaccaacaaggacctattatatGGCACAGGGAAAGCTACTCAGTATTCCGTGATAACTTTTATGAGAGAAGaacctaaaaaagaatgaagatataTACAtgtctaactgaatcactttgctgcacacctgtgcctaacaacactgtaaatcaactcgacaccaagaaaataaaaatttttgaaaagtcaatacaaaacccaaaatattttaaaattgcgtTTTAGTACAgttagtttcttttttatctaatatattttatacagtTAGAAATCTATTCCAAGGAGGAGAATGTGAACTTTTCCGGACTGTCCATTTTCACACCTGGATATTCACTCTCTTTCTCTGCCCTCCAGTGACTGCAAGAAGACCTGGGTGTCGCCCAGGGCCCGGAACAACAAAACGGCTGAGCGCCTGTGGAACGTCAGCTGTGAGCTTCTGGGAATCCAGCAGGAGTAGACCTGGTGGAAGAGGCACGGTTGTATCAGGCCGAGTTCACACCATGAGAAACGGGGACCAAGGAGAAGGCCTACCCTGCAGGCTTGTCCTGGCAGGCTGCTGTAGTGagccctggcctgctgtgatACTCCCGGCCCTTCTAGAAATCTTTGCACACCCAACACTCTCATGAGGCTAGCTCATGGCATAAGATGGTCACACCTACAGAGCACTCTTCTCCAAGACTTACAGAGACTCTTGGGCCAA is a genomic window containing:
- the RDH12 gene encoding retinol dehydrogenase 12 isoform X2, with amino-acid sequence MLVVLGLLTSFLSFLYLIAPSIRKFFAGGVCRTDVQLSGKVVVITGANTGIGKETARELARRGARVYIACRDVLKGESAASEIQADTKNSQVLVRKLDLSDTKSIRAFAEGFLAEEKQLHILINNAGVMLCPYSKTADGFETHLAVNHLGTGVTTYAVHPGIVRSELVRHSFLLCLLWRLFSPFLKTTWEGAQTSLHCALAEGLEPLSGKYFSDCKKTWVSPRARNNKTAERLWNVSCELLGIQQE
- the RDH12 gene encoding retinol dehydrogenase 12 isoform X1; translated protein: MLVVLGLLTSFLSFLYLIAPSIRKFFAGGVCRTDVQLSGKVVVITGANTGIGKETARELARRGARVYIACRDVLKGESAASEIQADTKNSQVLVRKLDLSDTKSIRAFAEGFLAEEKQLHILINNAGVMLCPYSKTADGFETHLAVNHLGHFLLTHLLLGRLKESAPARVVNLSSVVHHIGKIRFHDLQGEKYYNWGFAYCHSKLANVLFTRELAKRLKGTGVTTYAVHPGIVRSELVRHSFLLCLLWRLFSPFLKTTWEGAQTSLHCALAEGLEPLSGKYFSDCKKTWVSPRARNNKTAERLWNVSCELLGIQQE